The proteins below are encoded in one region of uncultured Eubacteriales bacterium:
- a CDS encoding Phage/plasmid primase, P4 family (fragment), with protein MHHYNNIPAQLRQRPNWVAWGIRDAPLKAPFYPASLLSGRPTPAKAGVRETWGSYETAVECVRRGRARGVGYEFDGDGVYGVDLDHVIDEAGTLTPQAQEILGKLDSYAEISPSGTGLHIFVLAPGADITRHRKKNYFLEIYSTGRYFTVTGRVMGGIKPIATRTAELQAIHDKFLLPDPDQKVIRLATADLVPSAAQDRFLHTGLERDKVFRALWNGERRHGNESADDIALMNKLAYWCNADPDAMIRTFLSSPYHTQKDEAHKRKCQRSDYLPNTAKNACATVYSTAAADYERWQQSRRQKRSYAR; from the coding sequence ATGCACCATTACAACAACATACCCGCCCAACTCCGGCAGCGCCCGAATTGGGTGGCGTGGGGCATCCGCGATGCACCCCTGAAAGCACCGTTTTACCCGGCAAGCCTACTTTCGGGTAGACCGACCCCCGCAAAGGCGGGCGTCCGGGAAACATGGGGCAGCTATGAAACCGCCGTCGAGTGCGTCCGGCGCGGGCGGGCGCGTGGAGTCGGCTACGAGTTTGACGGTGACGGCGTTTACGGCGTCGATTTGGATCATGTGATCGACGAGGCCGGGACGCTGACGCCCCAGGCGCAGGAGATTTTGGGTAAACTGGACTCCTACGCCGAGATCAGCCCAAGCGGAACGGGCCTGCACATCTTCGTGCTTGCCCCAGGCGCAGACATCACACGCCACCGAAAAAAGAATTACTTTTTGGAGATTTACAGCACAGGGCGGTACTTTACCGTCACGGGCAGAGTCATGGGCGGCATCAAGCCCATTGCGACCCGCACAGCCGAATTGCAGGCCATCCACGATAAATTCCTGCTGCCCGACCCGGATCAAAAGGTTATCCGGCTCGCCACTGCCGACCTTGTTCCGAGCGCGGCGCAGGATCGGTTCCTGCATACCGGGCTGGAGCGCGACAAGGTTTTTCGGGCGCTGTGGAACGGTGAGCGGCGTCACGGCAACGAAAGTGCCGATGATATTGCACTGATGAACAAGCTGGCCTATTGGTGCAACGCCGACCCCGACGCCATGATCCGAACATTCCTGTCCAGCCCCTATCATACGCAGAAAGACGAGGCACACAAGCGCAAATGCCAGCGTTCCGACTATCTGCCCAATACGGCCAAAAACGCCTGCGCCACCGTATATTCAACGGCAGCAGCCGATTATGAGCGATGGCAGCAGAGCCGCAGGCAGAAAAGGAGTTATGCGAGATAA
- a CDS encoding conserved hypothetical protein (Evidence 4 : Homologs of previously reported genes of unknown function), which translates to MLNRNIKITFRLNISENEKFKAHVKKSGLNQEAYLRHLINGLIPTDAPPPDYFTMMKELRYIGTNLNQIAQKAHILNVLDVKRYDENAAQLKKAVVDITNAVMLPRKIERKIE; encoded by the coding sequence ATGCTAAATCGTAATATCAAAATCACATTTCGGCTTAACATTTCGGAAAATGAAAAGTTCAAGGCGCACGTCAAAAAATCCGGGCTTAATCAAGAAGCGTATCTGCGCCACCTCATAAACGGCCTCATCCCCACCGACGCGCCGCCGCCCGACTATTTTACCATGATGAAGGAGCTGCGCTATATCGGTACGAACCTCAATCAGATTGCGCAGAAAGCCCACATTCTGAACGTACTGGATGTAAAGCGGTACGATGAGAACGCCGCCCAACTGAAAAAGGCTGTCGTGGATATTACCAATGCCGTCATGCTGCCCCGCAAAATTGAAAGGAAAATCGAATAA
- a CDS encoding Relaxase/Mobilisation nuclease domain — translation MATTSIWAVKGWLGQVVIYAENPEKTANPACYEKEGMTAAQAQGLSDVIDYAAQSRKTGLTDEHAEIMRHFVTGINCQPETARDEMMATKKHYGKDEGVVAYHGYQSFAPGEATPEMAHQIGVRLAQRLWGDGYQVIVATHLDKANHLHNHFVLNNVSMVDGRKYYRSNQDYHNMQKESDSLCREYGLSVIENPGRGKSKHYGEWKAEQDGRQTWRGMVKSDVDAAIRGSMTERQFWDNLCKQGYEIKQGKDISLRPPGKERFVRLCRNFGDDYAIEGIRRRILAQARPERRAISPNPPPKKVRFKGALHKTRRMTGLRALYFYYLYRMGVLPKTREPNPKRVYFLFREDIRFMQNIARETRLLVNYRIDTAEQLTAHKEGLATQFTTLCIQRKRLRYQARSIQDEEKLAAVKSEIAALSMKIGELRREVKLCEDIEMRSAAMRDKIRRAQEDEKTQGKELKKHEPLRGRR, via the coding sequence ATGGCCACCACTTCCATATGGGCGGTCAAGGGCTGGCTTGGGCAGGTGGTCATTTACGCCGAGAACCCTGAAAAGACAGCGAACCCCGCCTGTTACGAAAAAGAGGGCATGACGGCGGCGCAGGCGCAGGGGCTATCGGATGTCATCGACTATGCCGCGCAGAGCCGCAAAACAGGGCTGACCGATGAACACGCTGAAATCATGCGGCATTTTGTCACCGGGATAAACTGCCAGCCGGAAACCGCCCGCGATGAGATGATGGCGACCAAGAAGCATTACGGTAAGGACGAGGGCGTTGTCGCCTACCACGGCTACCAATCCTTTGCCCCCGGCGAGGCCACCCCCGAAATGGCTCACCAAATCGGCGTCAGGCTGGCGCAGCGGCTTTGGGGCGACGGGTATCAGGTCATTGTCGCCACCCATTTGGACAAAGCCAATCATCTGCACAATCATTTTGTGCTGAACAATGTTTCTATGGTGGATGGCCGGAAGTATTACCGTTCCAATCAGGACTATCACAATATGCAAAAGGAATCCGATTCCCTGTGCCGGGAATACGGACTGTCCGTCATAGAGAATCCGGGGCGCGGCAAATCCAAGCACTACGGCGAGTGGAAAGCCGAGCAGGACGGGCGGCAGACCTGGCGGGGCATGGTGAAATCCGATGTGGACGCTGCCATCCGGGGTTCTATGACCGAGCGGCAGTTTTGGGACAATCTTTGCAAGCAGGGCTATGAAATCAAGCAGGGCAAGGATATTTCCCTCCGGCCTCCCGGCAAAGAGCGTTTTGTCCGGCTGTGCCGCAACTTTGGCGACGATTATGCCATTGAGGGTATCCGCAGGCGCATACTGGCACAGGCCCGCCCGGAACGGCGCGCCATATCTCCCAACCCGCCGCCGAAAAAGGTGCGTTTCAAAGGCGCTCTCCATAAGACAAGACGCATGACAGGGCTTCGCGCCCTGTATTTTTATTACCTCTATCGCATGGGCGTTCTGCCGAAAACACGGGAACCAAACCCGAAACGGGTGTACTTCCTGTTCCGCGAGGACATTCGCTTTATGCAAAACATCGCGCGGGAAACACGGCTACTGGTGAACTACCGTATTGATACCGCCGAGCAGCTTACCGCCCACAAGGAGGGGCTGGCCACCCAATTCACAACGCTCTGTATCCAGCGGAAGCGCCTGCGCTATCAGGCGCGGTCTATTCAGGATGAGGAAAAACTGGCGGCGGTCAAATCCGAGATCGCCGCGCTTTCCATGAAAATCGGTGAATTACGCCGGGAGGTGAAATTATGTGAGGACATAGAAATGCGCTCTGCTGCCATGCGGGACAAAATCCGCAGGGCGCAGGAGGATGAAAAAACACAGGGAAAGGAGCTGAAAAAGCATGAACCACTCAGGGGACGCCGCTGA
- a CDS encoding conserved hypothetical protein (Evidence 4 : Homologs of previously reported genes of unknown function), with the protein MNHSGDAAEQIVRMSLEGVEVAAKITGSAAKEVALLLVAALKSNNSNLKLKGKARLTSMLKSGKPLEIFSVKESDLKQFVAGAKEYGIVYCVLRNPKNSPDGLCDVMVKADDAPKISRLVERFHFATVDKAKIEHELVAERAAREGAAPEAPASGQTAAGPEAPDVGDTEKLLDELLGEPEGRAKPEQPPPSQRSPVQAEPVKPGQEQPESRPFVQDAPPTTPLSEPISESRSKSARDISSRPSVKEELREIKATKKAQEAAAQGREEQPAADKPRDTPKTTHKQPQKSGKSKKSKERS; encoded by the coding sequence ATGAACCACTCAGGGGACGCCGCTGAACAGATTGTACGCATGAGCTTGGAGGGCGTAGAGGTCGCCGCCAAAATCACCGGCTCGGCGGCAAAGGAAGTTGCCCTGCTGCTGGTGGCCGCGCTGAAAAGCAACAACAGCAATCTGAAGCTCAAGGGCAAGGCGCGGCTTACCTCCATGCTCAAATCGGGCAAACCGCTGGAGATTTTCTCGGTCAAGGAAAGCGACCTAAAGCAATTTGTGGCGGGGGCAAAAGAATACGGTATTGTCTACTGCGTCCTGCGGAATCCGAAAAACAGCCCGGACGGGCTGTGCGACGTCATGGTAAAAGCCGATGACGCCCCTAAAATCAGTCGCTTGGTGGAGCGTTTTCACTTCGCTACGGTGGATAAGGCCAAAATCGAACATGAGCTTGTCGCGGAGAGAGCTGCAAGAGAGGGCGCAGCGCCCGAAGCGCCTGCCTCCGGGCAAACGGCAGCGGGGCCGGAGGCCCCGGATGTTGGCGACACCGAGAAGCTGCTGGATGAGCTTTTGGGGGAGCCCGAAGGCAGGGCCAAACCGGAGCAGCCGCCGCCCTCCCAAAGGTCGCCGGTGCAAGCCGAGCCGGTCAAGCCCGGACAGGAGCAGCCGGAGAGCCGCCCTTTCGTCCAAGACGCCCCTCCGACAACCCCTCTGTCCGAGCCTATCTCAGAGAGCAGAAGCAAATCCGCAAGGGATATTTCGAGTAGGCCGTCCGTCAAGGAAGAACTGAGGGAAATCAAGGCGACGAAAAAAGCGCAGGAGGCCGCCGCCCAAGGGCGCGAGGAACAGCCGGCAGCGGATAAGCCCAGGGATACCCCAAAAACCACCCACAAGCAGCCGCAGAAAAGCGGTAAATCCAAAAAATCGAAAGAGAGGTCTTGA
- a CDS encoding conserved hypothetical protein (Evidence 4 : Homologs of previously reported genes of unknown function), whose translation MSMNNYDDLLNNAPAEPQSGQLSKEEYAEKKRAEREEVFDLSDSTALEVAGDGGKFRQYLDVQGRFDRYSAVNTLLILAQKPEATRIGDFDYWKGMGGFVRPRQTSISILEPHEYIKEDGSPGIGYNIKKVFDISQVDTRKVRISPHPSFTDRQLLGALISKYPMKIIGVDELPDNRGAMTNPDGDILVRKGMEFSDTFRAVAYEMACAELATDPELLPETEFCAYSATYLLCKKYGVETQAFSFDKVGDVFDGMDAQAIKGELAQMRDAAENISGRMAKQLDAVSKAARNQEAR comes from the coding sequence TTGAGCATGAACAATTACGATGATCTTCTGAATAACGCCCCCGCTGAGCCGCAGAGCGGCCAGCTCTCCAAGGAAGAATACGCCGAAAAAAAACGGGCCGAGCGCGAGGAGGTTTTTGACCTGTCCGACAGCACCGCGCTGGAGGTTGCGGGCGACGGCGGCAAATTCCGGCAGTATCTTGATGTACAGGGCCGCTTTGACCGTTACAGCGCGGTCAACACTTTGCTGATTCTGGCTCAGAAACCGGAAGCCACCCGGATCGGTGACTTTGATTACTGGAAAGGCATGGGTGGCTTCGTGCGCCCCAGGCAGACTTCCATCTCCATTCTGGAGCCGCATGAGTACATCAAGGAGGACGGTTCACCGGGAATCGGCTATAACATTAAAAAGGTGTTCGACATTTCTCAGGTGGACACCCGCAAGGTAAGAATCAGCCCACATCCCAGCTTCACCGACCGGCAGCTTTTAGGCGCGCTCATTTCCAAATATCCGATGAAAATCATAGGCGTTGACGAGCTGCCTGATAACCGTGGCGCAATGACCAATCCCGACGGTGATATTCTCGTTCGCAAAGGCATGGAGTTTTCCGATACTTTCCGCGCTGTGGCTTACGAGATGGCTTGTGCTGAGTTGGCTACCGATCCCGAATTGCTTCCTGAAACCGAATTTTGTGCCTATTCCGCAACGTATCTGCTGTGCAAAAAATATGGCGTCGAAACACAGGCGTTTAGTTTTGATAAAGTTGGCGACGTGTTCGACGGCATGGATGCACAGGCGATCAAAGGTGAGCTTGCGCAAATGCGCGATGCCGCCGAGAATATTTCAGGGCGCATGGCCAAACAGCTTGATGCGGTAAGTAAGGCCGCACGAAATCAGGAAGCGAGGTGA
- a CDS encoding conserved hypothetical protein (Evidence 4 : Homologs of previously reported genes of unknown function): MREEQKTISLDVYEEGAVIEALNKIRTEQLENQKPADFVSDLMLKIIQAPPKKTRGRDEAR; the protein is encoded by the coding sequence TTGAGAGAGGAACAAAAGACCATCAGCCTCGATGTCTACGAGGAGGGTGCAGTCATAGAGGCACTGAACAAAATACGAACCGAACAGCTTGAAAATCAGAAGCCCGCCGATTTCGTGAGCGATCTGATGCTGAAAATTATCCAGGCCCCGCCAAAAAAGACGAGAGGCCGCGATGAAGCGCGATAG
- a CDS encoding Type IV secretory pathway, VirD4 components — translation MKRDSPKQALILCLLGLIPVVWGALLVAPSISGGIPGIIKDFPVAIEAPLHIVWCGDSLRAVLIFIAAYVMGIGIYLSTRRNTRPREEHGSAKWGEAAAVNKKYADKHFTANKILTQTVRFGLNGRKHRRNLNTLVVGGSGAGKTRFYAKPNVMNCNTSMVILDPKGEIARDTGQLLINSGVEVRVLDLINMWQSHCYNPFVYLKEDNDVQRLVTNLFKSTTPKGAQTQDPFWDTAASMLLLALIFYLRYEAPPDEQNFPMVMEMLRSADVREEDEQYQSPLDELFDRLEMRDPEHIALKYYHNYRSGSGKTLKSIQITLAARLEKFNLESLAALTVTDELDLASIGEKKTALFIIIPDNDSSFNFLASILYTQLFQQLFYSADHKHGGTLPVHVHFLMDEFANVSLPDDFDKILSVMRSRGVSVSIILQNLAQLKALFEKQWESIVGNCDEFLYLGGNEQSTHKYVSELLGKETLDTTTHGKSSGRSGNYSTNYQITGRELLTPDEVRMLDNRYALLFIRGERPVMDEKFDILRHPNVSGTTDGRAEPFRHGVVTHSIATLTFTEDIDPADGLRPADLPEPTIPEGGYELLSEDDLEELLNFKEEQPHEKKQ, via the coding sequence ATGAAGCGCGATAGCCCCAAACAAGCCCTGATTCTCTGCCTGCTTGGGTTAATCCCGGTGGTATGGGGGGCGCTGCTTGTCGCGCCCTCCATATCCGGCGGGATACCCGGTATCATAAAAGACTTTCCGGTGGCAATAGAAGCTCCGCTTCATATTGTATGGTGCGGGGATAGCCTAAGGGCTGTCCTCATTTTTATTGCCGCCTACGTTATGGGAATCGGGATATATCTCTCCACCCGGCGCAATACCCGACCACGGGAGGAACACGGCAGCGCCAAGTGGGGCGAGGCCGCAGCCGTGAACAAAAAGTACGCGGATAAGCATTTCACCGCTAACAAGATTCTGACCCAAACCGTTCGCTTCGGGCTGAACGGCAGAAAGCATCGGCGCAACCTCAACACTCTTGTGGTCGGCGGCTCCGGTGCGGGCAAAACGAGATTTTACGCCAAGCCCAATGTGATGAACTGCAATACCAGCATGGTGATCCTCGATCCTAAAGGCGAGATTGCACGGGACACAGGGCAGTTACTCATAAACAGCGGCGTGGAGGTCAGGGTGCTCGACCTCATCAACATGTGGCAGTCACATTGCTACAACCCCTTTGTATATCTTAAAGAGGACAACGATGTGCAAAGGCTGGTGACGAATCTCTTTAAGTCCACCACGCCAAAAGGCGCTCAGACCCAAGACCCCTTTTGGGACACGGCAGCCTCCATGCTGCTTCTGGCGCTCATCTTTTATCTGAGATATGAAGCGCCACCAGATGAGCAGAACTTCCCGATGGTCATGGAGATGCTGCGGTCGGCTGATGTGCGCGAGGAAGATGAGCAGTATCAATCGCCGCTGGACGAACTCTTTGACCGCCTGGAAATGCGCGATCCGGAGCATATCGCACTGAAATACTACCACAATTACCGTTCTGGCTCGGGCAAGACACTCAAATCCATTCAAATCACGCTGGCGGCGCGGCTTGAGAAGTTTAACTTGGAAAGCCTTGCCGCCCTGACCGTCACGGACGAGCTTGACCTGGCTTCCATTGGCGAGAAAAAGACCGCACTGTTTATCATCATCCCGGACAATGACAGCAGTTTTAATTTTCTCGCCTCCATTCTCTACACACAGCTCTTTCAGCAGCTTTTTTACAGCGCCGATCATAAGCACGGCGGTACACTGCCGGTACACGTTCATTTTCTGATGGACGAGTTTGCCAATGTGAGTCTGCCGGACGATTTTGACAAAATCCTTTCCGTCATGCGCTCACGCGGAGTATCGGTCAGCATTATCCTACAAAACCTGGCGCAGCTCAAGGCTTTGTTTGAAAAGCAGTGGGAAAGCATTGTCGGCAACTGCGACGAGTTTCTATATTTAGGGGGGAACGAGCAAAGCACACATAAGTATGTTTCCGAGCTTCTGGGCAAGGAAACGCTGGATACCACCACACATGGTAAGTCCAGCGGGCGCAGCGGCAATTACAGCACCAACTACCAAATCACGGGGCGGGAGCTTCTCACCCCGGATGAGGTGCGGATGCTGGATAACCGCTACGCCCTTTTGTTTATCCGGGGCGAACGCCCTGTGATGGACGAGAAGTTTGACATCCTGCGGCATCCCAATGTAAGCGGCACGACGGACGGCAGGGCCGAGCCTTTCCGTCACGGCGTCGTCACTCATTCTATTGCCACCCTCACCTTTACTGAGGACATTGACCCGGCAGACGGCCTCCGTCCGGCGGATCTGCCGGAGCCGACAATCCCGGAGGGCGGGTATGAACTGCTGTCCGAGGACGACCTGGAAGAATTATTAAACTTTAAGGAGGAGCAACCCCATGAAAAAAAGCAATAA
- a CDS encoding conserved exported hypothetical protein (Evidence 4 : Homologs of previously reported genes of unknown function), producing the protein MKKSNKSSGRLPMSGGVKKGFRAYVVTVLAFVLLLSLCTPAFATNDPITVVNNLSDFIFGLIRAIGLILLGFGIVQIGLSLKSHDPSQRANGFMTLAGGVIITFAKEILNLITG; encoded by the coding sequence ATGAAAAAAAGCAATAAATCAAGTGGCAGGCTGCCTATGTCGGGCGGCGTAAAAAAGGGCTTTCGCGCCTATGTCGTGACCGTACTGGCATTTGTCCTGCTGCTTTCCCTCTGCACGCCCGCCTTTGCCACGAACGATCCCATAACCGTCGTGAATAACCTGAGCGACTTCATCTTCGGCCTGATTCGCGCCATCGGTCTGATTCTGCTCGGCTTCGGCATCGTACAGATCGGCCTGTCCCTGAAATCCCATGACCCCTCTCAGCGGGCCAACGGTTTCATGACACTCGCGGGTGGAGTTATCATTACATTCGCAAAGGAAATCCTGAACCTTATCACGGGCTAA
- a CDS encoding conserved hypothetical protein (Evidence 4 : Homologs of previously reported genes of unknown function), giving the protein MTEFIDKCECYIHSLKQGERNVLGEATILKRLGDNDYLADYNGVKCHAIFNPFAGRYFVDDKYGVTPDSKSHELGR; this is encoded by the coding sequence ATGACAGAATTTATTGATAAATGCGAGTGCTATATCCACTCGCTCAAGCAGGGCGAAAGAAATGTACTTGGCGAGGCCACTATTCTCAAGCGGCTGGGCGACAACGACTACCTGGCCGATTATAACGGCGTGAAGTGCCACGCCATCTTTAATCCCTTTGCGGGGCGGTACTTCGTGGATGACAAATACGGCGTCACCCCTGATTCTAAGTCGCATGAGCTTGGCCGGTAA
- a CDS encoding conserved membrane hypothetical protein (Evidence 4 : Homologs of previously reported genes of unknown function), translating to MASGNWIVDNLNNALDTWNNKLGEIWHILTQSPDTFKGGAVWNVVVNIHGAVMAIGLGLLVLFFVIGVMKTMGSFAEMKRPEVAVKVFIRFILAKAAVTYGLELMMALFGIVQGLMSSIMGASGIVLGDTPAILPQEMVDAIESVGFLESIPLWAVTLIGGLFITVLSFIMIMSVYGRFFRLYLYAAIAPVPLAAFAGEPSQSVGKAFIKSYGAVCLEGAVIVLACVIFSVFASSPPVVDPDAAVVTQVWSYVGELIFNMLVLVGMVKMADRVVREMMGL from the coding sequence TTGGCATCGGGCAACTGGATTGTAGACAACTTAAACAACGCGCTGGACACCTGGAATAACAAGCTGGGTGAGATATGGCACATCCTGACGCAGTCGCCGGACACCTTTAAGGGCGGCGCGGTCTGGAATGTGGTGGTGAATATCCACGGCGCGGTCATGGCCATCGGGCTTGGGCTTTTGGTGCTGTTCTTTGTGATTGGCGTGATGAAAACGATGGGCAGCTTCGCGGAAATGAAGCGCCCGGAGGTCGCCGTCAAGGTGTTCATCCGCTTTATTCTGGCAAAGGCGGCGGTCACATACGGACTGGAGCTGATGATGGCGCTGTTTGGCATTGTGCAAGGGCTGATGTCCTCCATCATGGGCGCGTCGGGCATTGTCCTGGGCGATACACCCGCCATACTGCCCCAGGAGATGGTGGACGCCATTGAGAGCGTCGGCTTCCTTGAGAGCATCCCGCTGTGGGCGGTGACGCTGATCGGTGGGCTGTTCATCACGGTGCTGTCGTTCATTATGATTATGAGCGTCTATGGGCGGTTTTTCAGACTCTACCTTTACGCGGCTATCGCGCCTGTACCGCTGGCCGCTTTTGCGGGAGAACCATCGCAGAGCGTGGGCAAGGCGTTCATCAAAAGCTATGGCGCTGTCTGTCTGGAGGGCGCTGTTATTGTACTGGCCTGCGTTATCTTCTCGGTATTTGCGTCAAGCCCGCCCGTCGTTGACCCAGACGCGGCGGTGGTCACGCAGGTTTGGAGCTATGTGGGCGAGCTGATTTTCAATATGCTTGTCCTTGTGGGCATGGTCAAAATGGCGGATCGCGTCGTGCGCGAGATGATGGGCCTTTAA
- a CDS encoding conserved hypothetical protein (Evidence 4 : Homologs of previously reported genes of unknown function): MSYNNKKASIEPQSAEKLTEELQKCVELQEVMKGVNTHWRKTGTCMGAPGITDTQAAKLDEKIRTSSYSWERQPFPSYDLTNNNSQIKRLEQKLSEVSRGFAGWEFAGGYAEANTEMNRLQLFFDEKPDEQQRAVLKAGGFKWAPSQDAWQRQLTDNAIYSAGRIDFIKPSDGKTVREHQPKLPARDGGAR, encoded by the coding sequence ATGTCATATAACAACAAAAAAGCATCCATCGAACCGCAGAGCGCGGAAAAGCTGACCGAGGAGCTGCAAAAATGCGTGGAGTTACAGGAGGTTATGAAGGGCGTCAATACCCATTGGCGCAAAACCGGCACCTGCATGGGCGCACCCGGCATTACGGACACCCAGGCCGCAAAGCTGGACGAGAAGATCAGAACCTCCTCATATTCGTGGGAGCGCCAGCCCTTCCCCAGCTATGACCTGACAAACAACAACAGCCAGATCAAGCGCCTGGAACAAAAACTGTCCGAAGTATCACGCGGCTTTGCGGGATGGGAATTTGCAGGCGGCTATGCCGAGGCCAATACCGAAATGAATCGCTTGCAGCTTTTCTTTGATGAAAAGCCGGACGAGCAGCAGCGGGCGGTTCTGAAAGCGGGCGGCTTTAAGTGGGCTCCGTCGCAAGACGCATGGCAGCGTCAACTCACCGACAACGCCATCTATTCGGCGGGGCGCATTGATTTCATCAAACCTTCGGACGGAAAGACGGTTCGGGAACACCAGCCCAAGCTCCCGGCACGGGACGGCGGCGCACGGTGA
- a CDS encoding conserved hypothetical protein (Evidence 4 : Homologs of previously reported genes of unknown function) — protein MEVKINREIRDYTESMFFGLSLRQFVFSLLAIFMAVGLYFALKQRLGTETVSWVCVLGAAPFAAMGFIKYNGMTAERFLQAWVCSSFLIPKRLMFRATNIYYEALKPVLEGGKRR, from the coding sequence ATGGAAGTAAAAATTAACCGGGAAATCCGGGACTATACGGAATCCATGTTTTTCGGACTGTCGCTTAGGCAGTTCGTTTTTTCTTTACTGGCCATTTTTATGGCCGTGGGCCTTTACTTCGCGCTGAAGCAGCGCCTCGGCACAGAAACCGTGTCATGGGTCTGCGTCCTCGGCGCGGCTCCGTTTGCCGCAATGGGTTTCATTAAATATAACGGGATGACGGCAGAGCGGTTTTTGCAGGCGTGGGTTTGCTCATCGTTCCTCATACCCAAAAGGCTGATGTTCCGGGCAACCAACATCTATTATGAAGCCCTAAAACCTGTTTTAGAGGGAGGAAAACGCAGATGA